In Candidatus Manganitrophus morganii, the genomic window CCAATCATTGCTCCCCTCCAGCCAGACCTCGTTGTATCCCTTCCATCCCCAGCTGCACATCGGCGGGGTCGCCACCTGATTCCTCGGATTCTCGCGGAGATACTCTGCCGGTGTGGTGAGGCGGAAAATGTTCTGATCGTAGGCGCTTTTCCGAATGAAAAAGTCGATCCATTCCGGTCCTTCAAACCACCAATGCCCGAAGAGCTCGGCGTCGTAGGGGGCGACGATCACCGGCTTTCGCCCCATGGCGTCGTGGAGGTGTGCGATCTGGCGTTCCCGGTTGAACATGAAATTTCCCGCGTGCTCCGCCGCCCGGTCGATCGCCCATCCCCGGTGATACGGCTCCTTGTGGTCGGTTTTCCCGGTAATCCGGTGATATTTGATTCCGGTTGAAATGCGGATGCCGCCGTCGTGGATGTAGGGCCGGACGTAGTCGAGATCGAGGTCAAAGCCGATGTCGCGATAGAAATCGCGGTAAACGAAATCGCCCGGGTAGCCCTCCTCCGCGCTCCAGACCTGCTTCGACGATTCGACATCCCGTCCGAACGCCGCGACCTTCGCGGGGGTGTAGATCGGGGCGTAGAGGGCATATTTCGGACGGGGAACGGCGTGGAGGAGTCCATGAGAATCGACGATGAAATATTGAAGCCCGGAGGCGGCCAGGTGTTCTTCCAATCCGGGATAATAGCCGCACTCGGGAAGCCAGATCCCGCGGGGACGCCGGCCGAAGTGGCGTTCATATTCCCGCGCGCCGATCTCGACCTGCGCCCGCACGGCATTCGGATTGACCGCCATGAGCGGAAGAAATCCGTGCGTGGCCGCCGAGGTCATCAGCTCGACCGAGCCTTCTTCCTGGAAGGCGCGAAAGGCGGCGAGAAGATTCCGCCGGTATCGATCGTTGAAGACGGTCCGCGCTTCCCGGAACCGATCGAGATACATCCGGGCGGTCGAATGAAACTCCGGCTGGCTCCGCGTCCGATGCACTTCCTTCTCCGCAAGCTCGATCAGCCGCTCGATGTGTTCCAAATAACGCCGCTGCAGAAGCGGATCGCTGAGCATGGCGGCCAGGGTCGGCGTGATCGAGAGGGTGATCCGAAAGGGGACCCGATCGTTCAATAGTTTTTCAAAGATCGTGATGAACGGAATATACGTTTCGGTAATGGCCTCAAAGAGCCAATCCTCTTCGAGGAACTCCGGATATTCGGGGTGGCGCACAAAGGGAAGGTGTGAATGGAGAATGAGTGAGAGAGATCCTTTTTCCATGGGAACCTCCTAAAGGCCGTTCAGAGCTGTGAGGCGACAAAGAAGAGAACGTGAGGCGTGAGGGGTAAAAGCGCCTGACGCCTCACGTGTTTTCGCTTTTTCGGAGCAGTCCCGGAGAGAAGAGGCTTGAGATCGCCTCTCTTTCTTGCTCGAACGGCTCCAGCGGCAACCTTCTTCCTTCGTCGGAGGCAAGCGTTCCTTCCGGCGACCACCACTCTTCATCGAACCGGTCGGAAGGGCCGGCCGGTGGGGTGTGGGCGCTGTTTGATCGGGCGATCGTCGCGAATGCGCCGGAACGGGACTTCATGCCGATATCGATCAAAAAATTCCGGTCGGGTTTGCCGACATCGACATACCAGTTTCCGATCCGGTGGTCGACGTCAATGTCCCAAAAATGGGTCAAATCGCTCCGCTCCGAAAGATCGTAAACCCGCAGGGCGAGGCGGCTTTCCGGATCGGCCAGTTTCCGATGGGTCTCTCCGATTCCTTCGTGGGTCACCTCCCAATAGCTGTAGATCCACCAGGGGTCGCGGACCAGGGCGACGACCTGGTTGACGCCATATTCCATTGGAATCTCCGGATAGGTTGCAGTGCCGACGCCAGCCCTTTCCTCTTCGGCTTCTCCCTCTCCGGCATGTTCGGTCATCCTGCTTGCCGTGACCGCTTCTTTCTCCGTCAAGGGGGCGGGCTCCCTTTTTTCCGCCGGAGAAAGCGATTCCAGCAAAACGGAAACGATCTCGCTCTTACGCATGGAAGGGCGAAGACGAATCGCATGGGTCTTGGCGAGAGAGCGAAGGGCGGCGATATTCTTTTTTTCAAGCTCTTGTCGATTCATGAAGACTCCTCACTTTTCACTGCATCGTACAATCATCCATTACGAAGGGTCATTCCTTATCCAGGTGATGTGGGGTGGTCTGGGGTGATCCGGGGCGGCTCGGCGCGCCCTGGGTGGCGTGTCGGCAATACGGACAAGCGGTCCACTCGGGCTGAAGGAACTTCCCGCAGGAAGCGCAGACATAGGGAGAGGCGCAGCCGCAGTGGGGGCAGATCAGATAATCGAGGTGAAGCGTTCGGTGACACTGAGGACAAAGATTCCTAAAGGTCTCTTCCATTTCAACCACACGGATGACCTCCTCCGTCGTGGTGATCCCCTGTGCGACCTTCTGAAGGCCGTCTTCCTGCAAGGTGCTCATTCCGAAGGCGGCCGTCATGGCGCGGATCTCTTGCTCGGTTACGCCGCTCGCGATCAGCTCCCTTAATTTGGTGGAGAGGGTGAAGAGCTCAAAAATGCCGCGCCGACCCGAGAAACCGGTGTAGTGGCAGGCGGCGCATCCTTTTTCTTGAAAGAAAGCGCCACCCGCCGGCGCTTCCACCCGGCATTGGAGGCAGAGCTTTCGGACCAGGCGTTGTGCAACGATGCCGACCACCGCGGAGGAGACGAGGTATCGCGGGATTCCGATATCAATCAGCCGGGTGATCGTCGAGACGGCGTCATTCGTATGGAGCGTGGAGAGAACCAGGTGGCCGGTCATCGCTGCGCGAAAGGCGATCTCCGCCGTCTCCAGATCGCGAATTTCGCCGATCAGAATAATGTTGGGGTCTTGACGGAGGATCGATCGAAGGGCGGCGGCGAAGGTCAGGCCGATCTCCGAGTTGATCTGCACCTGGTTGACCCCTTCGATCGTGTATTCGACCGGATCTTCGACCGTGGTCAGGTTTTTCGTTTCCGACTTCAATTCGTTGATGATGGCGTAGAGGGTGGTGGTCTTTCCGCTTCCGGTCGGGCCGGTCACCAGGATCATCCCCTTCTTTTTTTTGCTCATCTGGCGGATCAGCTGAAGCGACTTCTCATCGAGTCCGATCTGATCGAGCTGAATCAAGATCCGTGTCTGGTCGAGGATGCGCAAGACGACCTTCTCGCCGTAGAGGGTCGGGAGGATTGAAACGCGGAGGTCGACTTCATGGCCCTCCACGACGACCCGGACCGCGCCGTCTTGGGGGAGGCGCCGTTCGGCGATGTCGAGCTTGGCCAAGATTTTGATCCGGGAGATCAATGGATTCTGAACCCACTTGGGAAGATGCATCTCATCTTTCAACAGACCGTCGATCCGATAACGCACCCCGCAATCTTTCGGCCCCGGCTCAAGATGAATGTCGCTCGCCTGGAGCTTGATCGCTTTGCTCAGGATCAGATTCGCCAGTTGAATCACCGGGGCAAGACGGCTCTTCGCTTCAAGGGAGCGGGCCTCTGCATGGAGGAGGTTCCCCTCTTCCAACGGTGAAACGACCTGAATCGATCCCTCTCCGAAATCTTTCGCGGAGGCCTCGACGATTTTCTCCACCGAAGTGGCGAGGCGGTAGTTCTGCTCGATTGTTTCCAAGATGGCTCTTCGCGTGGCGATGGCCGGATGGATCGCCATCCCCGCTTGGAATTGGAGGTCGTTGATCGATTCATAATCGAGCGGATCGACCATGGCGACCCTCAACTTTTTGCTTTGAATTTCCAACGGCACGGCGAGGTGACGTTTGGCGAGCGATTCGGGGATCAAAAGAAGAAGGGCCGGATCGATGGGGATCCCCGTCGGCTCGATATAACTGAGATCGAGTTGGGCGGCGAGGGATTGGGCCATCTGTTTTTCTGAAATCATCTGCAGCGCAATGAGGATCTCGCCCAGCCGTTTTCCGATCTTCCGCTGTTCGTCCAAGGCCTGCCGGATGTGGTCTTGAGAGAGAAGGCCGGTTTCAACCAAAAGATCTCCCAATCTCTTTTTTGCGGCCTTCCGCTCATTTCCCTTAACTGCATTCTCCATCGGTCCACCTTTTGCTGAATATTGAGGTGCGCCGGGAACCGATAAAAGCTCCCGTCCGTCGAATGCCGAAATGAAAATAGTGCCGCCGACCTCGTCTGAAAATGAGGAGAGCCTCTTCCTCTCGGCCGATCGGGCCGAACGGTTCTGAAGAGCGGAATAAAAAGTTGAGGGAAGCGTCGATCGGGTTGTTACGCTCCATCCGGCCGGTTCGGGATGCGCCGTCGTTGAGGATGGAGAGGGCGGTGTTTCCAAGGGCTTGGAGGTGAATTGGTTCTTATTTTATCCGTTTGAAAATTCAAAAGTCAATCAATCGTGATTTTTCTCACTTCTTCCTCAGAGGACATCAGGATCGGCCATTCGATCTTCTGTACGGGTTCGACATATAGAACCCCTGCAATCTCTTGACAAGGGAAGGGGGTTCCAGTAGTCTCTCCGCCATGCAAGAGAGAAGAAAGTCCCAACGAATCGGTTTTAATCTGAAGATCGCTCTGATACAGGAAGGGGGAGGTGTGATCGAGATCCTTCGTCCCAATATCGGTTGGGGAGGGATCGGAGGCTACACCCGAGATCCGGTTGAAGCAGGCAAGGGGATCGAGATTGAGGTTTTCTTCGAACAACGTACGGGTGAGATGACTTCGGAGAAACTTTCAGGAAAAATCGTCTGGGCGCGCCGCGATGGAAATTTCAATGCGCTTGGGATTTCTTTTTCGGAGGTGAATCGAACGTCCCACCCCCGGCTTCTTTCATATCTTCAATACATCGATCAGGCTGATTAAGTCTGGTTACTGGCTTGTTCGACCCAGATGTCCGTCTGGCGTTGGCCCGCGTGTTCTATATATTCCGAGAACTCCTCTTCGTTTTTATCCGCCGCGAGGAATTGCTTATAGTGATGGCGAGCCTCCGCTTTCCTCCCGAGTTTATCAAAGGTCAGTCCCAAGTAGTAGTGAACGATGAACAGCTCGGAATTGAGTTGAAGCGCCTTCTCCCAGGCTTGGATCGACGCGAAGGCGCGGCCGGCCATGTAGTAGGCCGATCCAAGATTAAGATGTGTCTCGCTCCAGTCGGGATTTTGCCGAAGGACCTCCTCATATTCCCGAATCGAGTCGGACCAATTTCCTAAATGGAAGTGGGCGGAGGCGAGATTGTTTCTCGCTTCGCCGAACTGCGGCCGGATTTGGAGCGCGGTTCGATACTCCTCGACGGCCATGGGGTAGTTCTCCTCCTGGGCCCAAAACCATCCCTTCGAGAAATGACCATAGGCGGAGTCGGGGGCCAGATCGATAATTTTCCCAAGGTTTGTCTTGTTCCGTTCGTAGTCATCGCTCTTCAGTGATTCTTGAAAGAGCGCCTCGATCTCCCTGTGCGTCCCCTCCGCCGGATTCTCCGTTCCCCATGCCGGCCTGTGCGTCCCCTCCGCTGAGACGGAGAGGAGGAGCACCCAGCCGAGCAGAAATCCATTATAAAAAAGATGTTTCATCGCCGTTCCTTTTCTCGACCGGTTTTGCGGAAGAATCCAGGCGGTGGCCGATCGATTTGCCATCTTGATTTCTTATAAGCAACCATAACAAAATTCGGTGGTCTGTCAAGTGGAGGGATCTTGCGGAAGAATAAACACGTTAAGAATCAATGATTTATGGTGCAGAACCTTTTAGGGAATTGGGGGGAGGGAAGTACCGAAAAGGGATCTTGTCTAACGGTCGTGACAGACGAGGCAAAGCGAGGCGGAGGGAACACGTAAAAAGGGACGGATCTTTTCGCTGTGGGGATTGTGGCAGCTGTCACACTCCATCCGGCCGGAGGTGGTTCGGACCAGGGTGGAGAGGATTTCCGGCGAAGAGACTTTTTCTTTCGGAAGATCGAGGTAGGAGGAGGTTCCGTGTTGGGGCAGGACATACCCTTCCGGACGGAGATCGGGGATCGTCCAATAGCGGGCGTAGGTCACCGACGGATTCTCGGGGACGAACATGCCGTTCGGTTTTCTTGGATAGGGGATCGAAATCGGATGATCGACGCGGCTCAATGGCGGCGCTTCCCTGGAGGAGAAACCTCCTTCCCAGGAGGTGTTGGCTTCGGCCCCGAGACGGGCGGTATCGACATTGACGCCGTGCATGTCCTTGGCAAGGGCGCCGTCATGGCAGGCCAAGCAGGTGAGCGAGGAGCCGGTCGGCTGATTGTACGGGTGGCTCTTCGCCGAAAGGGTGGCGGTCAGGCGGTATTCGGCTCCCTCCCGGCTTCCCCAAAGAGGCGGACTCGGCGCCTTTTGCGGCGGAGCGGCGGTCTCCGTTTCGGCAGGGACCGCTTTGGGCGCCGCCGCGGCTCCCGGGATCGGATCGATATGGCAGATCGTACAGGAGGTGGAAGGAGGGAGCGAGGGAAGGGCCAGATTGTGCCGCGAGCGGACGACCTCATCGAGCGGAGAGGCATCCAGCGTGGCGAGCCCCGCAAAGAGGGCCAAGGAAAGAAGCCCAAGCATTGTTCCCGGTCGCTTCATCTCAAGCGTTCCTTATTTTGATAAACCGATTTTCTTTTGAACGATCTCCGCCAATTGGTCCGCCATCGCGACGATCGCGGTTTGCTCTTCGCCTTCGATCATGATCCGAAGAAGGGGTTCGGTTCCGGAATACCGGATGAGGATTCGGCCGTTGTTCCTCAGCTTCTCCTCGCAGTCGGCGATTGCTTTTTGAAGCCCCGGAATCTCCGAGATCTCCAGCTTTTTTTGAACCCGAACATTCTTGAGCACCTGGGGAAGCGCGGTCATGCAGGCGGCCAGCTCGGAGACCTTTTTCCCCGTTCGTTTCATGAGAGAAAGGAGCTGCAGTGCGCTAATCAAGCCATCGCCGGTGGTGTTATAGTCGAGAAAAATGACATGGCCCGACTGCTCGCCGCCGAGGTTATAACCGTCTTTTATCATCCGTTCGAGTACATATCGATCGCCCACCGGGGTTCGAACGACCTGAATCCCCCGCGACCGGAGGGCCAAGTCCATCCCCATATTGCTCATGAGGGTGGAGACCAGCGTCTCTCCTTTTAATGCCTTCTCCTGGTGGAGGGCCAGGGCGAAGGCGACCAGAAGCGCATCGCCGTCGACGACATGACCCCTTTCGTCCACAAAGACGGCCCGATCGGCATCCCCATCGTGGGCAATGCCGACGTCGGCTTGGGTCTCGATCACCTTCTTTTGAAGCTCCTCGGGATAAAGGGCGCCGCAGTTGAGATTGATGTTGGTCCCGCTGGGACTGTCGCTGAGGACGATGACCTCGGCCCCCAACTCTCGGAGGACCATCGGCGCGACTTTATAAGCCGCTCCGTTCGCGCAGTCGACGACGATCTTCATCCGCTGAAAATCGAGCCCTTTCGGAAGGGAGTTCTTGACAAACTCGATGTATCGCCCTTCGACATCGTCGATCCGAAAGACCTTTCCGATTTCCGCCGCCGTCGGCCGGATGTTGTCGATTTCGCCCGAGAAGATCAACGATTCGATCTGATGTTCCATTTCGTCGGGGAGCTTTAACCCGTCCCTGGAGAAAAACTTGATGCCGTTGTCTTCGAAGGGATTGTGCGAGGCGGAGATCATCACCCCGGCATCGACCCGGAGGCTTCGCGCGAGGAAGGCGACGGCGGGGGTCGGAAGGGGACCGACCAAGAGGACATCGACCCCCATGGAGCAGATGCCCGAGGTGAGGGCCGACTCCAACATGTAACAGGAGAGGCGAGTGTCTTTGCCGATGACGATCCGGTGGCGGCCCGCCTTGTTTTTAAAGATATGAGCGGCGGCCCGGCCCAGCTTCATCGCCATCTCGCTCGTCATCGGCTCGATGTTGGCGATGCCGCGGACGCCGTCCGTTCCGAACAGCTTGCGCATGGTCGAACCCACTCGGCTACTTCTCTGAGGGAGGAGCGCTCATCGAATGCTCGCCGGGACCGTCCATGGAGTGATCCGGCGGGACCGATGAGATTTGCATGAGGCGATTTTTATTGATCTTGATCTTTGCTTTTTCTTTCAGCTGATCGATTTCGTCGTTGATCATCGTGCCCCGGATGTTTTGAAGTTGGGCCGGAGCGAGCTCTTCGAAGTTTTTCGCATCTTTGGTCTCGACCACTTTGATAATATGGAATCCGAAGGGGCTTTGGACCGGTTTGCTGATTTCATTGACCTTCAGAGAAAAGGCGGCGTCGCTGAAGGCTTTTACCATCCGGTCCTTGGTGAAGAAGCCGAGGTCTCCGCCGCGGGGGGCGCTTCCGGGATCGGTCGATTTCTCTTTGGCCAGGGCGGCGAAATCTCCCCCTTGATCGAGCTTTTTCTTGATCTCTTTCGCTTCTTCTTCGCTCTTGACCAGGATGTGGCTGGCGCGGACCTCTTTAAATTCCGCTTTGTTTTTATTATAGTATTTTTTCATCTCGGCGTCGGTCAGCTTTTCCGCCGCGATCTGGTTGACCACTTCGCTGATCATCACCTCTTTGGTCAGCTCTTCGATCCGTTCTTTCACCTCTTTTTTCTTATCGAGTCCCAACCGTTTTCCCTCTTGGTTGAGGACCTCGCGTGAAATCAGGATATCGAGGAGCTCTTCCTTCCCCTCGGCCGTGTCGAAATTTCCCTGCCCCTCCCGGGTCAGCCGCTCCATCCGCTTTTCAAATTCATCCGAGCTGATCGAGGCCCCGTTGATGTTGGCGACCTCGTCTTCCGCTGCGTTTACGATCGAAAAGAGCGTCCCCTGCGCGACGATGCTCAAAGTAAGAAAGGAAACAAGGGCGATCATTTGTTTTAAACTCATTGAAACCTCCGAGTCATAAATATGTGGCGACATTGTACCCGTTTATCCGAAAAAGATCAACGGGAATTCCTGCACGGGCCTTATTCCGACGAACGCTTCGTCCGGTTTATTCTTGTTTTGACGGGGTGAGGTTGTTAAAATAGCCCCTCTTTAGGATACGGTCGATTCTCGGTGACGGAGATCACTTTGCCGGGATCGGTTTTTGCCAACCCTCACGGCCGAAACGATGAGTGCCCCCCAATTTGTCGAAGTCGCGCTTGCCGAAGCGGATGGAACTTTTCATTACCATCTCCCATCAACCTGGGCCGCGGCGCCGTTGGCGCCGGGGACCCGGCTGTTGGTGCCGTTCGGGCGCGGCTGGCGCCTGGCTTATTATGTTCGGCGCGTCGATCGGCCGGAGGTCCCAGAAACCAAAGAAGTTCTCGCCTTATTGGACGGCGATGTCTCGATTCCATCTTCTCTCTTTCAACTCCTTCATTGGATTTCCGATTATTACTTTGCCCCCTTGGGGAGGGTGATCAAAGGGGCCTTCCCCCAGGGAAGCCAGGCGGTGGTCCGCAGACGCTTCCATCTCACGGAAACGGCGGAGAAAGCCGGGGGAGAAAAGAAAACGGCGCTCCAGGAGCGGATCATTGCGGCGCTCAAGGAGGGAGGAGGGCTGACGGAGCCCCAGCTTCGCAAACGGACGGGGGGAGAGAAATTGGCCGGGTCCCTCTCCACATTAAAGAAAAAAGGATGGATCTCGGAAGCGTGGGAGGTCGATCGCCCCGCCGTCCGGAAAAAATTCCGCCGTCTTGTTTTCTTGAAATCCGATCCGGCTGAAGCGGCTTCCCTCATCGCCTCGTTACAAAAACGCGCCCCGCAGCAGGCCAGTGTCCTTCAGGTTCTTCTGACCGCCGGGGGGGCGATGCCGGTCGGCGCGTTTGAAGCACCGCTTCGCGCCTCACTGAAACGCCTGCTCGACAAAGGGCTGATCGATCAGGCGGAGGAAGAGGCCCCGCGAACGCCGATGCGTCCTTCGGGGTTCCCGCTGCAGCCATCGATTCTCTTGAATTCTGCCCAGCAAGCCGCGGTAGATCAGATTGTCTCCGCCGTCGAGGGGAAAACCTTCACCCCGTTTTTGCTGCATGGGGTGACCGGGAGCGGGAAGACGGAGGTCTACCTTCGCGTTATCGAAAAGGCCCTTGCGCAAAAGAGGGGGGCGATTGTCCTTGTGCCGGAGATCGCTTTAACCGCCCAATTGGTCGCGCGGTTTCAGAGCCGGTTCGGGGAGGCGGTGGCCCTCTTCCACAGCGGCCTCTCGCCGGGGGAGCGTTATGATGAGTGGCGCCGTATCCGGGAGGGAAAAGCACAGATCGCGATCGGCGTCCGGTCGGCGATCTTCGCTCCCTTCGAATCGGTCGGGGTGATCATCGTCGACGAGGAGCACGATTCGTCGTACAAGCAGGATGACGGCGTCCGCTATCATGCGCGCGATACCGCGTTGGTTCGGGGAAAGCAGTCCGACGCCGTCGTGGTGTTGGGATCGGCGACCCCTTCCTTCGAGTCGTTCTACAATAGCGAGACCGGAAAATATCGCCTGCTTCCGCTTCCGGGCCGGATCGATGCCCGTCCCTTGCCGGCGGTGGCGGTGGTCGATCTTCGGAAGAAAGAGGATTGGGTCCGGCCGTTTTTGACCCGATCGCTTCTTTCGGCGATGGAGAAACGCTTGGAGAATCGAGAGCAGACGCTCCTCTTTCTGAATCGGCGCGGCTTCTCCCCCTCGCTTCTCTGCCCCGACTGCGGCTATCTCCCCCATTGCATCCGTTGCAGCGTCTCCTTGACCTTCCACAAGAAATTGCAAAAGTTGGTCTGTCATTATTGCGGGTTTCAGCTTGCCCCGCCGACCGCCTGCTCCCAATGCCAGGGGGTCCGGCTGGTCCATCTTGGGATTGGAACCGAGCAGGTGGAAGAGGAGATCCGACAACGTTTTCCGGCGGCGCGGGTGGCCCGGATGGACCGGGACACCACGCAGAAAAAAGAGTCCCACCACAAGATCCTCACGGCGATGGCGCAGCGGGAGATCGACATCCTCATCGGCACCCAGATGATCACCAAAGGGCACGATTTTCCCGATGTCACGCTGGTCGGCGTTCTTTGCGCCGATCTCTCGCTTCACTTCCCCGATTTCCGCTCGTCCGAGCGGACCTTTCAGCTGTTGGCCCAAGTGGCAGGCCGGGCGGGCCGGGGGGATCGGCCCGGCGAGGTCCTCATTCAAACCTTTCAGCCGAATCATGAGTCGGTCGCGGCGGCGACCACGCACGATTATCTCGGGTTCTATGCGCAGGAGATCGCCTTCCGAAAGGAGATGGGTTATCCCCCCTTCTGCCGGTTTACCCTTCTCTTGTTCAGCCATTCGGAAGAAAAGCGGGTGGTCGATCGGGCGGCGGCCCTTCTAAAAGAAATCGAGAAGGCGCTTCCCCCTCTGAAGAAAGGGGAGACCGAACGGGGGGTGACCCTCCTCGGTCCGGCGCCGGCGCCGCTGATGCGCCTGCGGGGGGAATACCGCTATCAGATTCTCCTCAAAGGAAAAGATCAGAAGAAAATCGCCGCCGTTCTCAAAGAAGGGCTGAATTCCTGGAAGCGGATGGAGCGGAAGGGGGTCCGGCTGGAGGTGAATGTCGATCCTCAGAATTTCGTCTGACCATTTCACCTTGGGGTAAGGCGCAGCTGTAGAAATCATAATAATGTTGTTTTCACATATTGTAAGGTCAGCTCTTTCTTCCTGTAATCCTCGCATAAAATCAGCGATCCGAAATAAAGGTTTCCAATTCTAATCTTGTATTTAGCACCCCAATATGGTATGAAATGGCGCCATCATGGACGCAATCTTTTAGATCATGGACTGTCCGTCCCAGGAAAACTTTGTCTCTGGAAATGACCTTCGAAGAGTGATGAAACCGTCTGGCCAGCGTTCCAGCGGCAATTAGCCTTCGCAGTTACAGCATGGCTTCGCTCATGCGCACAGTTCAGTCGTTATGTAACGAAATAGTAAGAAGGATATATGCTGCAGGTAGGTCTGCTTTTATTCTTTCTAATAATGTTTCAGAATAACTTATTCGCTTCTGAAAAAGGGGGCGTAATTGAAAGCAATGCGGAAGTAGAACTTCTATATAGCATTGGTGATCTCAGCAATGATATTCAACTCAATGCCGGATTCAATTTACCTATTAGGGAATATATTGGCGCATCGATAAATACAAACATTCAACATGACAGGGGGAAAGGAAATATCGTTGATGCAGAACGTTTTTCCCTGGATGGTTCATTATTTTTGCGGGACTTTAGCATTGGGAAAATTACCGCATTCTATGGTTTTGAACGTACTAACTTTGATATACCTCAAAGATCACCTTCACCCGATACCATAGATAGACAACGCTATGGTGTATCAGCCGATTATTATCTCAGTAATTTCACGCTAGGATTGATACAAGCTTTTAATCGTTTCGATCCTGCAAGTATTGGAACTTTTAAGATCTTTGGTGTGTCGGGTTGGTGGTACCCGAATGATAATATACGCGTTTTTTTATCTGTTGGTTTTATTGATGCTGAAGGTTCTTATAGTTTTGGATTCGTTGATCAGCCAAACTTTTTAAAAGATCTTTTTAGTGTGTCCTACTATTACAGTAGGACCGAAAACAACGAAAGTCACAATTATGTTTTAACCTATTATTTTGATAAGAAAATAGCCTTGAAGGAGCGAGACAGAAAATATCGTTAATAAACTTTATATTATGAAAAATAGATGCTGAAATTATTGAATTGTTAGGGCAAGCTTCAGCTGCCGATTTTCATCAAATAAGAACTAATTTTGGTAAATCGGCAACACCTCTCCAACCTCCTTCCTGTAATAAATGACCTAAAAGTCTATCCCAGGATAGAACATTTCTACCGAAATTAGTGAAAACAAGGTCTCCCACGTGGAGAAGGAAAGAGGGATGATCAGTGAACCTCTGCGATGCGCAAATCGGTCACCCAATAGCGATGACTAAGTGGAGGGCTTGAGATCTGATGATAGTGGATTTTCTAAAATATAATCTACTAAAGACTCTAAATGATCCGAGAGTTGTATCTTCTTATAAAGCCAGCCTGAAAGAAAAGTCTGAGATATTTCCTCAATGATTTTCAATCTCTCTATAACCGATTCAACGTCGTGAATATTTACCCGTGTAATGCCATGAGCAATATCCTTTCTAGTCTTATAATTCTTATCAATCCAGTCAGTTTCTCCACGAATCAGATCTGGCCAGGAGTTGCAGTTCCCCCATAGACTTTCAAAGCACGCCCAAATTTGATTTATGGAACCACTAGAAGTTTTTTCTGTTTTGGGGTGATACTTTGTCGCAGTAACTTCAATTGAGTTCCAAAATGCTAGAAACCTATCAAATGGATCTTCTGAATATAAGCCCTTTCTATACCAGCCCAAAGCTCTTAGAAATGTCGGTTCTTGCTCAGATAACTGGTTTGCAGTATAAAAAGACGTCTTCCATTCCCTTTTTTCTACAACTCGGCGTACCGCATAAGTCGCCCTCCTTCCTACCTCAAGCTCAGAAAAACTTAAAAATAGGGGCTGTTTAATTTCGAGGGCAAGGGCGTCAAGCATTTGTCCAAAGAAAATCAATGCAGCCTTATGTGCAAGGTCACTTGTGGAAGCAAACGCTGTTAGAAAGGCTTCTATTCCTGATGCTGCGTTTTTTAAAATAATCTTACTATAAAATGGACGATCGCCCTGGAAACCTTTCAATACCTCTAGGTTAATAGTGCTATCGACTTTGATTGAACCTTCTACTAAGAGTCTTACTTCCCAGGTCGGTAAGTCAGTCATAGATAAAACCTGATGATATTTTAATTGAAATTCCGAGTGTAGCAGGGACCATATTCCCCCAAGACAAAAACACCTTTTCCGATCCCCGAAGATTACGCCAAGACCTTTCAGAAATCAACAAAGGTTTCTTTCCGAA contains:
- a CDS encoding DUF1957 domain-containing protein produces the protein MEKGSLSLILHSHLPFVRHPEYPEFLEEDWLFEAITETYIPFITIFEKLLNDRVPFRITLSITPTLAAMLSDPLLQRRYLEHIERLIELAEKEVHRTRSQPEFHSTARMYLDRFREARTVFNDRYRRNLLAAFRAFQEEGSVELMTSAATHGFLPLMAVNPNAVRAQVEIGAREYERHFGRRPRGIWLPECGYYPGLEEHLAASGLQYFIVDSHGLLHAVPRPKYALYAPIYTPAKVAAFGRDVESSKQVWSAEEGYPGDFVYRDFYRDIGFDLDLDYVRPYIHDGGIRISTGIKYHRITGKTDHKEPYHRGWAIDRAAEHAGNFMFNRERQIAHLHDAMGRKPVIVAPYDAELFGHWWFEGPEWIDFFIRKSAYDQNIFRLTTPAEYLRENPRNQVATPPMCSWGWKGYNEVWLEGSNDWIYRHLHQAADRMVSLAQRFPQADGLQKRALRQAARELLLAQASDWAFIMKTGTSVPYAVKRTYDHLSRFTRLYEEISSERIHEISLKEIEEKDNLFPEIDYRLYAGA
- a CDS encoding DUF4912 domain-containing protein; its protein translation is MNRQELEKKNIAALRSLAKTHAIRLRPSMRKSEIVSVLLESLSPAEKREPAPLTEKEAVTASRMTEHAGEGEAEEERAGVGTATYPEIPMEYGVNQVVALVRDPWWIYSYWEVTHEGIGETHRKLADPESRLALRVYDLSERSDLTHFWDIDVDHRIGNWYVDVGKPDRNFLIDIGMKSRSGAFATIARSNSAHTPPAGPSDRFDEEWWSPEGTLASDEGRRLPLEPFEQEREAISSLFSPGLLRKSENT
- the tadA gene encoding Flp pilus assembly complex ATPase component TadA — encoded protein: MENAVKGNERKAAKKRLGDLLVETGLLSQDHIRQALDEQRKIGKRLGEILIALQMISEKQMAQSLAAQLDLSYIEPTGIPIDPALLLLIPESLAKRHLAVPLEIQSKKLRVAMVDPLDYESINDLQFQAGMAIHPAIATRRAILETIEQNYRLATSVEKIVEASAKDFGEGSIQVVSPLEEGNLLHAEARSLEAKSRLAPVIQLANLILSKAIKLQASDIHLEPGPKDCGVRYRIDGLLKDEMHLPKWVQNPLISRIKILAKLDIAERRLPQDGAVRVVVEGHEVDLRVSILPTLYGEKVVLRILDQTRILIQLDQIGLDEKSLQLIRQMSKKKKGMILVTGPTGSGKTTTLYAIINELKSETKNLTTVEDPVEYTIEGVNQVQINSEIGLTFAAALRSILRQDPNIILIGEIRDLETAEIAFRAAMTGHLVLSTLHTNDAVSTITRLIDIGIPRYLVSSAVVGIVAQRLVRKLCLQCRVEAPAGGAFFQEKGCAACHYTGFSGRRGIFELFTLSTKLRELIASGVTEQEIRAMTAAFGMSTLQEDGLQKVAQGITTTEEVIRVVEMEETFRNLCPQCHRTLHLDYLICPHCGCASPYVCASCGKFLQPEWTACPYCRHATQGAPSRPGSPQTTPHHLDKE
- a CDS encoding PilZ domain-containing protein — its product is MQERRKSQRIGFNLKIALIQEGGGVIEILRPNIGWGGIGGYTRDPVEAGKGIEIEVFFEQRTGEMTSEKLSGKIVWARRDGNFNALGISFSEVNRTSHPRLLSYLQYIDQAD
- a CDS encoding tetratricopeptide repeat protein; translated protein: MANRSATAWILPQNRSRKGTAMKHLFYNGFLLGWVLLLSVSAEGTHRPAWGTENPAEGTHREIEALFQESLKSDDYERNKTNLGKIIDLAPDSAYGHFSKGWFWAQEENYPMAVEEYRTALQIRPQFGEARNNLASAHFHLGNWSDSIREYEEVLRQNPDWSETHLNLGSAYYMAGRAFASIQAWEKALQLNSELFIVHYYLGLTFDKLGRKAEARHHYKQFLAADKNEEEFSEYIEHAGQRQTDIWVEQASNQT